The following are encoded together in the Malaya genurostris strain Urasoe2022 chromosome 3, Malgen_1.1, whole genome shotgun sequence genome:
- the LOC131436142 gene encoding importin-9 isoform X2, protein MAENADLIKQAMFEELQKILNPDGEIRRQAEERLAQLKFTEGYGIYLAEITINQNLDLSFRQLASVMLKQYVEDCWSVEECENSVDGNLMVNPEAKTAIKTILPQGLYDPNSKIRSVVAYSISNIASYDWPNDWQELFDIIVKCLSGNENSVHGAMKVLVEFTLDLDKQIIDVGPMILSEVYRIFEAQAVYSVSTRSYAIKILNSLLRSINTHVESKQDQTIILNPTLPTFTHKMIEGLTVPNGPHSSFELKTEIVKVLKYMISDMPKFASQYLSAILPPIWQLLTQMADIYIKVIVNETEETPFTSNTEGDENEDFISMILQIFEFLHTIIEMRKYKGAITNVLTDLIYIVILYMQMTEEQAQSWHDDPEKFVEDEDEQGVDFSIRTTAHDVLLIIGQEYEQKLLPCFSEALGKHITVADADRNAGHPYWWKIYEASMLAVGSFKELITENESKFDLTQYLNLVKSIMEYQVSPYLLGRCLWIISRYCDCNIYNQQILQQVVNVTISSMSLEKPIVLRITAARAIYGFCSNLRDCNDERKSYLITKLEHFLESLMPLFSQSQNTVQGLLLETLTAIIAYDTEVTATLSNKVVSLIIAMFLKYHDDRFILELVQDILKILSQNPFCLVPLQEKIIPTLVSILNSEGEQTSTMQDIALDILSTVVKYSRGPLSSNIVENAFPAAVHCILRTEDHSVMQSGGECLRAFLTVDPEQICGYKNGEGLNYIMEITTMLLNPMNTESTAAFIGRLVITIITKVGNLLGENVDLLLKAVISKMQLVESLNVIMSLVMIFAHLILVQMDAVLNFLSTVPGPTGEPAMTFVFVNWLSRQHMFYGSYERKVSTMALCKLFEYGVTTKDERLNSVMIKEPVINIQPGRRTRSAVSKMNQEWVDVPILLKIFKLLVNELSNLKEAKEALEEEDDSDESSNATDNTKGNNLVAMMLGDEDEEDEDDQQMMQELMQNPIFQCDMQDYLVKFVQSFSRDEHFLVFLEKIDDEEKLILKGFGISVA, encoded by the exons atggctgaaaatgcAGATTTAATCAAACAAGCAATGTTTGAAGAACTGCAAAAAATCCTCAATCCAGATGGAGAAATAAGGAGACAAGCAGAAGAAAGGTTGGCTCAGCTGAAATTCACGGAAG GTTACGGTATATATCTTGCAGAAATCACTATTAATCAAAATTTGGATTTGTCTTTCCGACAACTTGCATCAGTCATGCTAAAACAATATGTCGAAGACTGTTGGTCAGTCGAAGAATGTGAAAATTCGGTTGATGGCAATTTGATGGTAAATCCCGAAGCAAAAACGGCTATAAAAACTATACTTCCTCAGGGACTGTATGATCCAAATAGTAAG ATTCGCAGTGTGGTGGCCTATTCAATATCAAACATTGCATCATACGATTGGCCGAATGATTGGCAAGAGCTTTTTGATATAATTGTTAAATGTCTGAGCGGAAATGAAAACTCAGTACACGGTGCTATGAAGGTACTTGTCGAGTTTACATTGGATTTGGACAAGCAAATTATAGACGTTGGGCCAATGATACTTTCCGAAGTTTACAGAATATTCGAAGCTCAGGCTGTTTATAGTGTTTCTACTCGAAGCTATGCCATCAAAATCCTTAACTCATTGTTGCGTAGCATTAACACGCATGTTGAATCCAAGCAGGATCAAACAATTATTTTGAACCCAACTCTTCCCACCTTTACGCATAAAATGATTGAAGGACTTACTGTACCAAATGGACCGCACAGTAGCTTCGAACTTAAAACAGAAATTGTTAAAG TTCTCAAGTATATGATTTCTGACATGCCTAAGTTTGCAAGTCAATATCTGTCCGCGATTTTGCCTCCAATTTGGCAGCTTTTGACTCAAATGGCTGATATTTATATCAAGGTAATCGTAAACGAAACAGAGGAAACGCCGTTTACTAGTAATACTGAAG GCGATGAAAACGAAGATTTCATTTCaatgattttacaaatttttgaatttttgcatacaatcatagaaatgagaaaatacaaaggcGCTATCACAAACGTTCTGACCGATTTGATTTACATTGTTATTCTATACATGCAAATGACCGAAGAACAAGCACAAAGTTGGCACGACGACCcggaaaaatttgttgaagatGAGGATGAACAAGGAGTTGATTTTTCTATTCGAACAACTGCACACGATGTTCTGTTAATCATTGGCCAGGAATATGAACAAAAATTATTGCCTTGCTTTTCAGAGGCACTGGGGAAACATATAACGGTTGCTGATGCTGATAGGAATGCAGGTCATCCGTACTGGTGGAAAATATACGAAGCGTCCATGCTGGCTGTAGGTTCTTTCAAAGAACTGATTACAGAGAACGAGTCTAAATTTGATCTGACTCAATATTTGAATCTCGTAAAAAGTATTATGGAATATCAG gtaTCGCCATATCTTTTGGGACGATGCTTGTGGATTATCAGTCGTTACTGTGACTGTAACATCTATAATCAACAAATATTACAACAAGTGGTTAACGTAACTATCAGTAGTATGTCATTGGAGAAACCGATCGTTTTGAGAATTACTGCAGCAAG AGCAATTTACGGATTTTGCTCCAACCTTCGAGACTGTAATGATGAGCGAAAATCTTATCTAATTACCAAATTAGAGCATTTTTTGGAAAGTCTTATGCCTTTGTTTAGTCAATCCCAAAACACTGTTCAGGGACTTTTGTTGGAAACGTTAactgctataatcgct TACGACACAGAAGTCACAGCAACATTATCCAACAAAGTGGTATCGCTTATCATAGCCATGTTTCTGAAATATCACGACGATCGTTTTATATTGGAACTAGTTCAGGATATTCTAAAAATTCTTTCACAAAATCCGTTTTGTCTGGTTCCTTTACAAGAAAAAATTATTCCGACTCTTGTCAGCATACTTAATTCAGAAGGCGAGCAAACATCCACAATGCAGGACATAGCTTTGGATATCCTGAGCACCGTTGTAAAATATTCCCGTGGACCACTTAGTTCTAACATAGTTGAAAATGCGTTTCCAGCCGCAGTACATTGTATTCTCCGAACTGAAGATCATTCGGTAATGCAATCTGGAGGAGAATGTCTGCGAGCGTTTTTGACGGTTGATCCAGAACAAATCTGCGGATACAAAAATGGCGAGggattaaattatataatggaGATCACAACAATGTTATTGAACCCAATGAACACTGAATCCACTGCCGCATTTATTGGACGACTGGTCATCACAATTATTACCAAAGTTGGAAATCTACTGGGCGAGAACGTAGATTTGTTACTAAAAGCCGTTATCAGTAAAATGCAACTAGTCGAGTCACTCAATGTGATTATGAGTCTAGTTATGATATTCGCTCATCTTATTCTCGTACAAATGGATGCTGTGTTAAACTTTTTGAGTACTGTTCCTGGTCCAACTGGCGAACCTGCAATGACATTCGTGTTTGTCAATTGGCTAAGTAGACAACACATGTTTTATGGATCGTACGAACGTAAAGTCAGTACAATGGCTCTCTGTAAGCTTTTTGAATATGGTGTCACGACCAAAGATGAAAGATTGAATTCTGTTATGATCAAAGAACCTGTTATCAATATTCAACCAGGAAGAAGAACTCGCTCGGCTGTCTCAAAAATGAATCAAGAATGGGTCGATGTTCCAATTTTGTTAAAAATCTTCAAGCTGTTAGTCAATGAGTTATCTAATTTGAAAGAAGCTAAGGAAGCATTGGAAGAAGAGGATGATTCAGATGAATCAAGCAACGCAACAGATAATACGAAAGGAAACAATCTGGTGGCCATGATGTTGGGTGATGAAG ATGAGGAAGACGAAGATGACCAGCAAATGATGCAGGAGCTCATGCAAAATCCAATTTTCCAATGTGATATGCAAGATTATTTGGTGAAGTTCGTACAAAGTTTCAGTCGAGACGAACATTTTCTGGTGTTTCTGGAAAAGATCGATGATGAGGAGAAGTTGATTCTAAAGGGCTTTGGAATTAGTGTTGCTTAA
- the LOC131436142 gene encoding importin-9 isoform X1 produces MAENADLIKQAMFEELQKILNPDGEIRRQAEERLAQLKFTEGYGIYLAEITINQNLDLSFRQLASVMLKQYVEDCWSVEECENSVDGNLMVNPEAKTAIKTILPQGLYDPNSKIRSVVAYSISNIASYDWPNDWQELFDIIVKCLSGNENSVHGAMKVLVEFTLDLDKQIIDVGPMILSEVYRIFEAQAVYSVSTRSYAIKILNSLLRSINTHVESKQDQTIILNPTLPTFTHKMIEGLTVPNGPHSSFELKTEIVKVLKYMISDMPKFASQYLSAILPPIWQLLTQMADIYIKVIVNETEETPFTSNTEGDENEDFISMILQIFEFLHTIIEMRKYKGAITNVLTDLIYIVILYMQMTEEQAQSWHDDPEKFVEDEDEQGVDFSIRTTAHDVLLIIGQEYEQKLLPCFSEALGKHITVADADRNAGHPYWWKIYEASMLAVGSFKELITENESKFDLTQYLNLVKSIMEYQLAKSTKVSPYLLGRCLWIISRYCDCNIYNQQILQQVVNVTISSMSLEKPIVLRITAARAIYGFCSNLRDCNDERKSYLITKLEHFLESLMPLFSQSQNTVQGLLLETLTAIIAYDTEVTATLSNKVVSLIIAMFLKYHDDRFILELVQDILKILSQNPFCLVPLQEKIIPTLVSILNSEGEQTSTMQDIALDILSTVVKYSRGPLSSNIVENAFPAAVHCILRTEDHSVMQSGGECLRAFLTVDPEQICGYKNGEGLNYIMEITTMLLNPMNTESTAAFIGRLVITIITKVGNLLGENVDLLLKAVISKMQLVESLNVIMSLVMIFAHLILVQMDAVLNFLSTVPGPTGEPAMTFVFVNWLSRQHMFYGSYERKVSTMALCKLFEYGVTTKDERLNSVMIKEPVINIQPGRRTRSAVSKMNQEWVDVPILLKIFKLLVNELSNLKEAKEALEEEDDSDESSNATDNTKGNNLVAMMLGDEDEEDEDDQQMMQELMQNPIFQCDMQDYLVKFVQSFSRDEHFLVFLEKIDDEEKLILKGFGISVA; encoded by the exons atggctgaaaatgcAGATTTAATCAAACAAGCAATGTTTGAAGAACTGCAAAAAATCCTCAATCCAGATGGAGAAATAAGGAGACAAGCAGAAGAAAGGTTGGCTCAGCTGAAATTCACGGAAG GTTACGGTATATATCTTGCAGAAATCACTATTAATCAAAATTTGGATTTGTCTTTCCGACAACTTGCATCAGTCATGCTAAAACAATATGTCGAAGACTGTTGGTCAGTCGAAGAATGTGAAAATTCGGTTGATGGCAATTTGATGGTAAATCCCGAAGCAAAAACGGCTATAAAAACTATACTTCCTCAGGGACTGTATGATCCAAATAGTAAG ATTCGCAGTGTGGTGGCCTATTCAATATCAAACATTGCATCATACGATTGGCCGAATGATTGGCAAGAGCTTTTTGATATAATTGTTAAATGTCTGAGCGGAAATGAAAACTCAGTACACGGTGCTATGAAGGTACTTGTCGAGTTTACATTGGATTTGGACAAGCAAATTATAGACGTTGGGCCAATGATACTTTCCGAAGTTTACAGAATATTCGAAGCTCAGGCTGTTTATAGTGTTTCTACTCGAAGCTATGCCATCAAAATCCTTAACTCATTGTTGCGTAGCATTAACACGCATGTTGAATCCAAGCAGGATCAAACAATTATTTTGAACCCAACTCTTCCCACCTTTACGCATAAAATGATTGAAGGACTTACTGTACCAAATGGACCGCACAGTAGCTTCGAACTTAAAACAGAAATTGTTAAAG TTCTCAAGTATATGATTTCTGACATGCCTAAGTTTGCAAGTCAATATCTGTCCGCGATTTTGCCTCCAATTTGGCAGCTTTTGACTCAAATGGCTGATATTTATATCAAGGTAATCGTAAACGAAACAGAGGAAACGCCGTTTACTAGTAATACTGAAG GCGATGAAAACGAAGATTTCATTTCaatgattttacaaatttttgaatttttgcatacaatcatagaaatgagaaaatacaaaggcGCTATCACAAACGTTCTGACCGATTTGATTTACATTGTTATTCTATACATGCAAATGACCGAAGAACAAGCACAAAGTTGGCACGACGACCcggaaaaatttgttgaagatGAGGATGAACAAGGAGTTGATTTTTCTATTCGAACAACTGCACACGATGTTCTGTTAATCATTGGCCAGGAATATGAACAAAAATTATTGCCTTGCTTTTCAGAGGCACTGGGGAAACATATAACGGTTGCTGATGCTGATAGGAATGCAGGTCATCCGTACTGGTGGAAAATATACGAAGCGTCCATGCTGGCTGTAGGTTCTTTCAAAGAACTGATTACAGAGAACGAGTCTAAATTTGATCTGACTCAATATTTGAATCTCGTAAAAAGTATTATGGAATATCAG CTTGCTAAAAGTACTAAA gtaTCGCCATATCTTTTGGGACGATGCTTGTGGATTATCAGTCGTTACTGTGACTGTAACATCTATAATCAACAAATATTACAACAAGTGGTTAACGTAACTATCAGTAGTATGTCATTGGAGAAACCGATCGTTTTGAGAATTACTGCAGCAAG AGCAATTTACGGATTTTGCTCCAACCTTCGAGACTGTAATGATGAGCGAAAATCTTATCTAATTACCAAATTAGAGCATTTTTTGGAAAGTCTTATGCCTTTGTTTAGTCAATCCCAAAACACTGTTCAGGGACTTTTGTTGGAAACGTTAactgctataatcgct TACGACACAGAAGTCACAGCAACATTATCCAACAAAGTGGTATCGCTTATCATAGCCATGTTTCTGAAATATCACGACGATCGTTTTATATTGGAACTAGTTCAGGATATTCTAAAAATTCTTTCACAAAATCCGTTTTGTCTGGTTCCTTTACAAGAAAAAATTATTCCGACTCTTGTCAGCATACTTAATTCAGAAGGCGAGCAAACATCCACAATGCAGGACATAGCTTTGGATATCCTGAGCACCGTTGTAAAATATTCCCGTGGACCACTTAGTTCTAACATAGTTGAAAATGCGTTTCCAGCCGCAGTACATTGTATTCTCCGAACTGAAGATCATTCGGTAATGCAATCTGGAGGAGAATGTCTGCGAGCGTTTTTGACGGTTGATCCAGAACAAATCTGCGGATACAAAAATGGCGAGggattaaattatataatggaGATCACAACAATGTTATTGAACCCAATGAACACTGAATCCACTGCCGCATTTATTGGACGACTGGTCATCACAATTATTACCAAAGTTGGAAATCTACTGGGCGAGAACGTAGATTTGTTACTAAAAGCCGTTATCAGTAAAATGCAACTAGTCGAGTCACTCAATGTGATTATGAGTCTAGTTATGATATTCGCTCATCTTATTCTCGTACAAATGGATGCTGTGTTAAACTTTTTGAGTACTGTTCCTGGTCCAACTGGCGAACCTGCAATGACATTCGTGTTTGTCAATTGGCTAAGTAGACAACACATGTTTTATGGATCGTACGAACGTAAAGTCAGTACAATGGCTCTCTGTAAGCTTTTTGAATATGGTGTCACGACCAAAGATGAAAGATTGAATTCTGTTATGATCAAAGAACCTGTTATCAATATTCAACCAGGAAGAAGAACTCGCTCGGCTGTCTCAAAAATGAATCAAGAATGGGTCGATGTTCCAATTTTGTTAAAAATCTTCAAGCTGTTAGTCAATGAGTTATCTAATTTGAAAGAAGCTAAGGAAGCATTGGAAGAAGAGGATGATTCAGATGAATCAAGCAACGCAACAGATAATACGAAAGGAAACAATCTGGTGGCCATGATGTTGGGTGATGAAG ATGAGGAAGACGAAGATGACCAGCAAATGATGCAGGAGCTCATGCAAAATCCAATTTTCCAATGTGATATGCAAGATTATTTGGTGAAGTTCGTACAAAGTTTCAGTCGAGACGAACATTTTCTGGTGTTTCTGGAAAAGATCGATGATGAGGAGAAGTTGATTCTAAAGGGCTTTGGAATTAGTGTTGCTTAA